The Narcine bancroftii isolate sNarBan1 chromosome 11, sNarBan1.hap1, whole genome shotgun sequence genome has a window encoding:
- the LOC138745417 gene encoding endogenous retrovirus group 3 member 1 Env polyprotein-like: MLLLCSLIFLSLPMSLSGVKCKKCRDTVVLFQDHIWGRKEGNFISHTSVPEKCWAENSTQHPYTPCVEKEGNNMGHYIQIPNTTPFPINGWKGDSSPPCPDGLWFCIHQRTVPMRSYTPHSKLPVPLRQPDLVRVHPNNHVSFGNVIEGDNLFVDLATKIAGTFNVTNCWVCGGPRMSEQWPWWGEPLNSLTMISRIWTTNRTRSRETWSLSNVPSGFYCLSRAGKYPVGESPCKAVWIRISPGVFTWFPKPQTWFLSTVFKTNCLPLSNSSIQFWNCTTSTITGPYQSNPVLKRVWERGYGVSPNGLFWVCGNKAYTRLPSQWSGTCFLGIIRPEFFLLPHDHGHKLGVKVFDTLHREPRSTTVHLGEWRDDWPPERIIQYYGPATWAQDGSWGYRTPIYMLNRIIRLQAVLEIVTNQTAIALQLLASQQGQMRSAIYQNRLALDYLLATEGGVCGKLNLTNCCLQIDDNGKAIRKIADNIRTLSHVPVQTWHPFPQFNWMDKWFGGTWWRTFLWVIGGILFLLLILPCIIPCLRSLVISMVEQAMQPGGMGDPVRLLFQREINVS, encoded by the coding sequence cctgtttcaagaccacatttggggaagaaaggaaggtaatttcatttcccatacctcagttcctgagaaatgttgggcagaaaattccacccaacatccatataccccttgtgtggaaaaagaaggaaataatatgggtcattatatacagattcctaataccactcctttccctattaacggttggaaaggtgactcaagcccaccatgccctgatggactctggttttgcatacaccaacgtactgttccaatgagaagttacactccacactcgaaattgcctgtccctttaagacagccggacttagttcgagtccatccaaataaccatgtaagtttcggtaatgtaattgagggagataacctttttgtagatctggcaactaaaattgcaggaacttttaatgtaactaattgttgggtctgcgggggtccacggatgtcagaacaatggccttggtggggagaacctctcaattcattgaccatgatttcccgcatttggacaactaaccgaacgagatcaagagaaacctggtctctctctaatgtcccctctggtttttattgtctctcacgagccggcaaatacccagtaggagaaagtccctgcaaggctgtatggattcgcatttcgcctggtgttttcacttggtttcctaaacctcagacttggttcttatccactgtttttaaaactaattgcctacccctgtctaatagcagtattcagttttggaattgtaccacttccaccatcacaggaccataccaatcaaatcctgttcttaaaagagtttgggaaagggggtatggagtatccccaaatggattattctgggtatgtggtaataaagcttatactcgtcttccctcacagtggagtggaacttgtttcctaggaataatccgcccagaatttttccttctaccccacgatcacggtcataaattaggcgtgaaggtctttgatacattacatcgtgaaccccgctctaccacggtacatttgggagaatggagagatgattggcctccagagcgcataattcaatattatggtcccgctacatgggctcaagatggatcttggggttatcgtactcctatatatatgttaaatcgcataattcgcttacaagcagtgcttgaaattgttacaaatcaaacagctatagccctgcaattacttgcatcccagcaaggtcaaatgcgctctgctatatatcagaaccgtctagccctagactatctcctagccacggaaggaggtgtatgtggcaaacttaatttgactaactgctgcttacagattgatgataatggaaaagccattcgtaaaatcgctgataatattcgtacattgtcccatgtaccggttcaaacctggcatcctttcccacaatttaattggatggacaaatggtttggaggaacctggtggcgtaccttcttgtgggtcatcggaggtattttattcctcctacttattttgccctgtattattccctgtctacgcagcctggtgatttccatggtcgaacaagctatgcaaccaggggggatgggagaccctgtaagacttttatttcagcgtgagattaatgtatcataa